GCAGGGCCCGCTTTTTAGAAGCTTGATTTCCTTTGAAGATGAAAGACTAGCGGAAGCTCCACCTCTTTCCCCAAAGGGCGAGGGAACTCTGGGCGATTGGCTGGGAACTATATCCACCCAGTGTCACCGATTTCTTCCTATCCAGGAAATGAGCAGATCCATCAATAAGAAATTTCTCAGCCTGGCCGAAAGGGGGAGAGAATGGTTGGCCCCACGAAGCCACGACAACTGGAGGCAAAGAGGGTTGCTCAACGCCCCGCCTCACTGGAAAACAAAATCAGATCTGGGACCTATATAGCGTGGCGGAGGCGGAGCGATAATTGTCGCGCTCTCACCCACTGCAGCTGCGCACAGTCGCATTTCCGTCCCCGCCCCTCAGACCCTGCAGCACCATCTGTCATGGCGGCTAGGCTGTTTGGTTTGAGCGCTCGCCGTCTTTTGGCGGCAGCGGCAACGCGAGGGCTCCCGGCCGCCCGCGTCCGCTGGGAATCTAGCTTCTCCAGGACTGTGGTCGCCCCGTCCGCTGTGGCGAGAAAGCGGGCCCCGGAACCGACCACACAGTGGCAAGAGGACCCAGAACCCGAACACGAAAACTTGTATGAGACGGTAagaggcgggggggggggggggggacggaACCCTGAAGGGGTCAATCCGGGATCGGCAGGTGGGGCGCTGTAGAGGACGTTCTTAGGCAGTAGAGTCCTGCGCGGCCGGCGAAAGCCTAGAAGACTTGGGAATTTTGCCTATCTTGTGTTCCTCCTTTATCTGTGGATATCCGTGTTCCAGGGCCAGGGGCAGGACTGGTTTTATTTTGCAGACAGAAATCATGCCTCAAGTGGACAGCGCTCAAAACGCATTAGAAGCAATATAGTACAACAACGATAATACTAAACACCGATATGGCACTTGCTCGTTGCtgtctgtgttcttttttttttttagagacgagatctcgctctgttgcccaggctggtctcgaactcctggctcaagcgatcctcccgcctcggcctcccaaggtgctgggattacagg
The sequence above is drawn from the Theropithecus gelada isolate Dixy chromosome X, Tgel_1.0, whole genome shotgun sequence genome and encodes:
- the NDUFB11 gene encoding NADH dehydrogenase [ubiquinone] 1 beta subcomplex subunit 11, mitochondrial isoform X2; the encoded protein is MVGPTKPRQLEAKRVAQRPASLENKIRSGTYIAWRRRSDNCRALTHCSCAQSHFRPRPSDPAAPSVMAARLFGLSARRLLAAAATRGLPAARVRWESSFSRTVVAPSAVARKRAPEPTTQWQEDPEPEHENLYETNPDSHGYDKDPVLDVWNMRVVFFFGVSVVLVLGSTYVAYLPDYRMKEWSRREAERLVKYREANGLPLMESNYFDPSKIQLPEDE
- the NDUFB11 gene encoding NADH dehydrogenase [ubiquinone] 1 beta subcomplex subunit 11, mitochondrial isoform X1; this encodes MVGPTKPRQLEAKRVAQRPASLENKIRSGTYIAWRRRSDNCRALTHCSCAQSHFRPRPSDPAAPSVMAARLFGLSARRLLAAAATRGLPAARVRWESSFSRTVVAPSAVARKRAPEPTTQWQEDPEPEHENLYETNPDSHGYDKDPVLDVWNMRVVFFFGVSVVLVLGSTYVAYLPDYRCMGCPRAWDGMKEWSRREAERLVKYREANGLPLMESNYFDPSKIQLPEDE